From a single Couchioplanes caeruleus genomic region:
- a CDS encoding Fic family protein, which produces MLGVGSVPFRTTSAWAKSGRERYAYRPDLPEAFDACLAEADDPDLPLPSRAARAYLDVAFFHPFDDGNGRAAALALYFVLAREGVVLDQAASLLMTVRPAGEIRAAEAMARHVAILIDQTRRRMSLMAPAADER; this is translated from the coding sequence GTGCTCGGCGTCGGCAGCGTGCCGTTCCGCACGACGTCCGCCTGGGCCAAGAGCGGTCGAGAACGGTACGCGTACCGTCCTGATCTGCCCGAAGCATTCGACGCGTGCCTCGCCGAGGCCGATGACCCGGACCTGCCCCTGCCGTCGCGGGCGGCGCGGGCGTATCTGGACGTGGCGTTCTTCCACCCGTTCGACGACGGCAACGGGCGGGCGGCGGCCCTCGCCCTGTACTTCGTCCTCGCCCGCGAGGGTGTGGTGCTGGACCAGGCGGCGTCGCTGCTGATGACCGTACGCCCAGCCGGCGAAATCCGCGCCGCCGAAGCAATGGCGAGGCACGTGGCGATCCTCATCGACCAAACCCGCCGCCGGATGAGTCTGATGGCACCGGCCGCGGATGAGCGGTGA
- a CDS encoding peptidoglycan-binding domain-containing protein yields the protein MAGTLSPWPLTGQGAKEHPVPTLQYLLRARGHSVAVDGIFGPRTDAAVRSFQREKGLTVDGIVGPRTWSALIIEVRRGAEGDAVRGVQEEFQFRNLSGDPANGLAVDGIFGPQTERAVRGFQSALHADIPAVTVDGIVGPMTWQALISGMLSF from the coding sequence ATGGCAGGCACACTGAGCCCTTGGCCGTTGACCGGGCAGGGCGCCAAGGAACACCCCGTACCCACCCTGCAGTACCTGCTGCGGGCCCGCGGCCACAGCGTCGCGGTGGACGGCATCTTCGGGCCGAGGACCGACGCCGCGGTCCGGTCGTTCCAGCGGGAGAAGGGCCTGACGGTCGACGGCATCGTCGGCCCGCGCACCTGGAGCGCTCTGATCATCGAGGTACGCCGGGGCGCCGAGGGCGACGCCGTCCGCGGCGTGCAGGAGGAGTTCCAGTTCCGCAACCTGTCCGGCGACCCGGCGAATGGCCTGGCGGTGGACGGCATCTTCGGGCCGCAGACGGAACGGGCGGTCCGCGGCTTCCAGAGCGCGCTGCACGCCGACATCCCGGCCGTGACGGTCGACGGCATCGTCGGCCCGATGACGTGGCAGGCCCTCATCAGCGGCATGCTCTCCTTCTGA
- a CDS encoding TIM-barrel domain-containing protein, which translates to MRHGAPTRRILAAAAVLLTGPATLLVPSSPAQATRPGADRSTVVSGQARFQVLSPTLIRTEYAGDSHFVDAGTFNAVHRTGFTAPRFTSRTRDGWLTIDTGAVTMRYRVGSGSFTDDNLTVRLTSGRQTVQAAPWTGHTPPNCAIGALCEAETAALRGLGVATDHGGYTGQGFAAGFEGADDSLTVTVTVATAGTYEFDARYANSVGGDGKDVTRTLTVAVDGTSAAQLSLPSTGSWDTWKQAGTAVTLTAGRHELAVRRDPADSGHVNIDSFALVRPGDAYPQPVPPAPRECAFGTVCEADGGVLAGGARLARDHNGYSGEGFVAGLERTGASDALTVTGVPAAGEYKLQLRYANSRPGAQPARTRTMSVQAGSGTPGTVELPTTSGWDFWRTVSTPVTLAAGTNTVTLGCPTDDSCNVNLDTVALTTGDAPLLAPHAPLGGYRRSLDNVDGGALTAPGLLYTDGWSLLDDTASALFDPATRKVTPKPAHTGGYQDGYIFAYGQDYARALRELSVLTGPTALLPRWTYGVWYSEYYDRTAADFQNIVGRFRTENVPLDVLVVDTDFKAANKWNGWEIDPTRFPDPKAFLDWLHKEGLRTTWNVHPSILGNDPKFAAAQETAKGKLQRTGCNSGADCYTFDWGDPDQLAAYFGLHKDLQDLGIDFWWLDWCCEDSKSTLAGVTPDAWINLNYAAENGFAFSRAYGSLQAGGYANPTSVATGPWADKRTTLHFTGDTVSNWETLRYEVGYAPGESAATGLAAISHDIGGHTRGLQEPGTEPGSTKLPDDLYARWVQLGTFQPIDRLHSNHSDRLPWQYGPAANASAAEFLRLRERLMPYTYTAAAQANRDGLPMARPLYLAYPGEQEAYATAGAEYLYGPDMLVAPATDAGSSATTRVWFPPGSTWTDWFTGVTYQGGTSHDITTTLDTMPVFVRSGGVVVTRTNDVATDEGHPLDAATVTVATGDDGRGELYEDDGTNHARNATTRFAYEEGNRSKTLLIGPLRGGYTGQVGKRDWTVAFTGADAPQTVRVDGRILPRTAWSYSAQTRTLTVHAGKQPVHRAVTVSVR; encoded by the coding sequence ATGCGCCATGGCGCCCCCACCCGGCGGATCCTCGCCGCGGCGGCGGTCCTGCTCACCGGACCGGCCACCCTTCTCGTCCCGTCATCGCCGGCGCAGGCCACCCGCCCCGGCGCCGACCGCTCCACAGTCGTCTCCGGCCAGGCCCGCTTCCAGGTGCTGTCGCCGACGCTGATCCGCACCGAGTACGCCGGCGACTCCCACTTCGTCGACGCCGGCACCTTCAACGCGGTGCACCGCACCGGCTTCACCGCGCCCCGCTTCACGAGCCGTACCCGCGACGGCTGGCTGACCATCGACACCGGCGCCGTCACCATGCGGTACCGCGTCGGGTCCGGGTCGTTCACCGACGACAACCTCACGGTACGGCTGACGTCCGGCCGGCAGACCGTGCAGGCCGCCCCGTGGACCGGGCACACTCCCCCGAACTGCGCGATCGGCGCCCTGTGCGAGGCCGAGACCGCGGCCCTGCGGGGCCTGGGCGTCGCCACCGACCACGGTGGTTACACCGGGCAGGGTTTCGCCGCCGGGTTCGAGGGCGCCGACGACTCGCTGACGGTCACGGTGACCGTCGCGACGGCCGGGACGTACGAGTTCGACGCGCGCTACGCCAACAGCGTGGGCGGCGACGGCAAGGACGTCACGCGGACGCTCACCGTCGCGGTCGACGGCACCTCGGCGGCCCAGCTGTCCCTGCCGAGCACCGGCTCGTGGGACACGTGGAAGCAGGCCGGCACCGCCGTGACGCTGACCGCGGGCCGCCACGAACTCGCGGTGCGGCGTGACCCGGCCGACTCGGGCCACGTCAACATCGACAGCTTCGCCCTGGTCCGGCCGGGTGACGCGTACCCGCAGCCGGTTCCGCCGGCTCCCCGGGAGTGCGCCTTCGGCACGGTCTGCGAGGCCGACGGCGGCGTCCTGGCCGGCGGCGCGCGCCTCGCCCGCGACCACAACGGCTACTCCGGTGAGGGCTTCGTCGCCGGGCTGGAGCGTACCGGTGCGAGCGACGCGCTGACCGTCACCGGCGTGCCGGCGGCGGGTGAGTACAAGCTGCAGCTGCGTTACGCCAACTCGCGTCCGGGCGCCCAGCCGGCGCGGACCCGCACGATGTCCGTCCAGGCCGGCTCCGGCACCCCGGGCACGGTGGAGCTGCCGACCACCAGCGGCTGGGACTTCTGGCGTACGGTCAGCACGCCCGTCACGCTCGCGGCTGGGACGAACACCGTCACGCTGGGCTGCCCCACCGACGACAGCTGCAACGTCAACCTCGATACCGTTGCGCTGACCACCGGGGACGCCCCGCTGCTCGCGCCGCACGCCCCGCTGGGCGGTTACCGCCGCTCGCTGGACAACGTGGACGGCGGCGCGCTCACCGCGCCCGGCCTGCTCTACACCGACGGCTGGTCGCTGCTGGACGACACCGCGTCCGCCCTGTTCGACCCGGCGACCCGCAAGGTCACCCCGAAGCCGGCCCACACCGGCGGCTACCAGGACGGCTACATCTTCGCGTACGGCCAGGACTACGCCCGCGCGCTACGGGAGCTGTCCGTGCTGACCGGCCCGACGGCGCTGCTGCCCCGGTGGACGTACGGCGTCTGGTACTCGGAGTACTACGACCGGACGGCGGCCGACTTCCAGAACATCGTCGGGCGGTTCCGCACCGAGAACGTGCCGCTGGACGTGCTGGTCGTGGACACCGACTTCAAGGCCGCCAACAAGTGGAACGGCTGGGAGATCGATCCCACCCGCTTCCCGGACCCGAAGGCGTTCCTCGACTGGCTCCACAAGGAGGGCCTGCGCACCACCTGGAACGTGCACCCGAGCATCCTCGGCAACGACCCGAAGTTCGCCGCCGCGCAGGAGACCGCCAAGGGCAAGCTGCAGCGCACCGGCTGCAACAGCGGCGCGGACTGCTACACGTTCGACTGGGGCGACCCGGACCAGCTGGCCGCGTACTTCGGCCTGCACAAGGACCTGCAGGACCTGGGCATCGACTTCTGGTGGCTGGACTGGTGCTGCGAGGACTCCAAGTCCACCCTGGCCGGCGTGACGCCGGACGCGTGGATCAACCTGAACTACGCGGCCGAGAACGGCTTCGCCTTCTCCCGGGCGTACGGGTCGCTGCAGGCCGGCGGCTACGCCAACCCGACCTCCGTGGCCACCGGGCCGTGGGCGGACAAGCGGACCACCCTGCACTTCACCGGTGACACGGTGTCCAACTGGGAGACGCTGCGCTACGAGGTCGGCTACGCGCCGGGCGAGTCCGCGGCGACCGGGCTGGCCGCCATCAGCCACGACATCGGCGGGCACACCCGCGGCCTGCAGGAGCCCGGCACCGAGCCGGGCAGCACCAAGCTGCCCGACGACCTGTACGCCCGCTGGGTGCAGCTGGGCACGTTCCAGCCCATCGACCGGCTGCACTCCAACCACAGCGACCGGCTGCCGTGGCAGTACGGGCCGGCCGCGAACGCCTCCGCCGCCGAGTTCCTGCGGTTGCGGGAACGGCTGATGCCGTACACGTACACCGCCGCCGCCCAGGCCAACCGGGACGGGCTGCCGATGGCGCGGCCGCTGTACCTGGCGTACCCGGGTGAGCAGGAGGCGTACGCCACCGCCGGAGCCGAGTACCTGTACGGCCCGGACATGCTCGTGGCACCGGCGACCGACGCGGGGTCCAGCGCGACCACGCGGGTGTGGTTCCCGCCGGGCAGCACCTGGACCGACTGGTTCACCGGCGTCACGTACCAGGGCGGCACCAGTCACGACATCACCACGACGCTGGACACCATGCCGGTGTTCGTCCGCTCCGGCGGGGTCGTGGTGACCCGGACGAACGACGTCGCCACCGACGAGGGCCACCCGCTGGACGCGGCCACCGTCACGGTCGCGACCGGCGACGACGGGCGCGGCGAGCTGTACGAGGACGACGGCACGAACCACGCCCGCAACGCCACGACGCGGTTCGCGTACGAGGAGGGGAACCGGTCGAAGACGCTGCTGATCGGCCCGCTCCGTGGCGGCTACACCGGTCAGGTGGGCAAGCGTGACTGGACGGTCGCGTTCACCGGTGCCGACGCTCCGCAGACCGTACGGGTCGACGGGCGGATCCTGCCGCGTACGGCGTGGTCGTACTCGGCGCAGACCCGCACCCTCACGGTGCACGCCGGCAAGCAGCCGGTCCACCGGGCGGTGACCGTCAGCGTCCGATGA
- a CDS encoding universal stress protein: protein MTAKKIIVGYDRSPEARAAAAWALDEAARTGALVEFFYAYEWPTWAPAASTVPSPAVWPDGETDRAVKGALQEAVAGARQSHPQVRTEVSIVNASAALTLIDRSAEAGLIVLGSQGHSAVTGMLGSVSVAVSAHAHCPVIVVRGDNGHTGPVVVGVDDSPCAQLALAFALEQAAERGAPVRIIHAWRPVSGIWEDSPLVSREVTAEERRPFDELVAAWQEKYPQLTITAEAVVDHPAHALAAASTTARLLVAGTRGRGAFRGMLLGSVSQHLLRHSACTVAIVREVAGS, encoded by the coding sequence ATGACCGCCAAGAAAATCATCGTCGGTTACGACCGTTCCCCGGAGGCCCGTGCCGCGGCGGCCTGGGCCCTGGACGAGGCGGCCCGCACCGGTGCACTGGTGGAGTTCTTCTACGCGTACGAGTGGCCGACCTGGGCGCCGGCGGCGTCCACCGTGCCCTCCCCCGCGGTCTGGCCGGACGGCGAGACCGACCGCGCCGTCAAGGGCGCCCTGCAGGAGGCCGTGGCCGGGGCCCGGCAGAGCCACCCGCAGGTGCGCACCGAGGTGTCCATCGTGAACGCCAGCGCCGCCCTGACGCTCATCGACCGCTCCGCCGAGGCCGGCCTCATCGTGCTCGGCAGCCAGGGCCACAGCGCCGTGACCGGCATGCTCGGCTCGGTGAGCGTGGCGGTCAGCGCCCACGCCCACTGCCCCGTCATCGTCGTGCGCGGCGACAACGGGCACACCGGTCCCGTGGTGGTCGGCGTCGACGACTCGCCCTGCGCCCAGCTCGCCCTGGCCTTCGCCCTCGAGCAGGCGGCCGAGCGCGGCGCGCCGGTACGGATCATCCACGCATGGCGGCCGGTCTCCGGCATCTGGGAGGACAGCCCGCTGGTCAGCCGGGAGGTCACCGCGGAGGAACGCCGTCCCTTCGACGAGCTCGTGGCGGCGTGGCAGGAGAAGTACCCGCAGCTGACGATCACCGCGGAGGCCGTGGTGGACCACCCGGCCCACGCCCTGGCGGCCGCGAGCACCACCGCGCGGCTGCTGGTCGCCGGCACCCGGGGGCGCGGCGCGTTCCGCGGGATGCTGCTCGGCTCGGTGAGCCAGCACCTGCTGCGGCACTCGGCCTGCACGGTGGCCATCGTCCGCGAGGTCGCCGGAAGCTGA
- a CDS encoding helix-turn-helix transcriptional regulator has protein sequence MPDWTFLTNHAHVLICVARDPGLRHRDLAAQVGITERAAQRIVADLVEAGYLTSTRDGRRNRYELHRELPLRHPLEREHQIGDILAVLEGKSPPPPAA, from the coding sequence GTGCCGGACTGGACTTTCCTCACCAACCACGCCCACGTGCTGATCTGCGTGGCCCGCGACCCCGGCCTCCGGCACCGGGACCTGGCCGCCCAGGTCGGCATCACGGAGCGGGCGGCGCAGCGCATCGTCGCCGACCTCGTCGAGGCGGGTTACCTCACCAGCACCCGCGACGGCCGCCGCAACCGCTACGAGCTGCACCGCGAGCTTCCGCTGCGGCACCCACTGGAGCGCGAGCACCAGATCGGCGACATCCTGGCCGTGCTGGAGGGCAAGTCCCCGCCCCCGCCGGCGGCATAG
- a CDS encoding cation-translocating P-type ATPase yields MTQTTTAPGPVDERRPPVELFRDLRTGPAGLGAREAARRLTVYGRNELSRREGRRWPRELFAQFTQPLAVLLMVAAALAWLGGTPALALAVVAVILLNAAFAFAQEMQAERAVEALAAYLPVSARVLRDGVLCDVPAGELVPGDVMVVEEGDRICADGRLVDGALSVDLSALNGESVPASRSADAEVVAGPLLEAREMVFSGTVCTAGEGRAVVIRTGMHTEIGRIAALSQRGRGEPSPLERQVRRATWIIAAVAVAAGAAFLPIGVVAGLGWAAAISFAIGLIVANVPEGLLPTITLALAAGVRELARAGAVVKRLSAVETLGSTAVICTDKTGTLTENRMRVSRIWLYGSELDAAAARGDGRARELATAAARCTTARVAGDGAPHDTGDPMELALLRFADQLAVPVHAAERDAERTFLYAFDSRLKRMSTVDGARVHTKGAVESVLPLCDRVVGPDGRSVALSTEVRAGLQAAVDRYAAAGLRVLSVAYGFVGAGHVPERDHAEAGLTLLGLLALADPLRDGVAEAVAGAHRAGIRIHVISGDYGPTAAEIARQAGIGGGRVVTGTQLEAMSETELDRLLAGDDEIVFARSTPEGKLRICEALRAAGKVVAMTGDGVNDAPALRHADIGVAMGRSGTDVAREAATMVLTDDNFATIVRAVHAGRRVYDNVRKFVLYIFAHAVPEVVPFLIFALSGGAVPLPLTVLQILAIDLGTETLPALALGREPAEPGLMRRPPRSPRSGVIDRRLLLRAWALLGVTSALLVMAGFFWSLWRAGWQPGAATGPGSALHGAYREATTMTFAGIVACQLGTAFAARADRASLRSIGLFTNRLLLGGVAFELVFAAAVIYLTPLQALFGTASLGPAHLAFLAPFPLLVWGADELYRHRARRRTP; encoded by the coding sequence ATGACGCAGACGACGACGGCACCCGGCCCGGTCGACGAACGACGTCCCCCCGTCGAACTCTTCCGGGACCTGCGTACCGGTCCCGCCGGGCTCGGCGCGAGGGAGGCCGCCCGGCGCCTCACCGTGTACGGCCGCAACGAACTGTCCCGCCGGGAGGGCCGGCGCTGGCCGCGCGAGCTCTTCGCCCAGTTCACCCAGCCCCTGGCCGTCCTGCTCATGGTGGCCGCGGCGCTGGCCTGGCTCGGCGGCACCCCGGCGCTGGCGCTTGCCGTGGTGGCGGTGATCCTGCTCAACGCCGCGTTCGCGTTCGCGCAGGAGATGCAGGCGGAACGGGCCGTGGAGGCGCTGGCGGCGTACCTGCCGGTCTCGGCGCGGGTGCTGCGCGACGGGGTGCTGTGCGACGTACCGGCGGGGGAGCTGGTGCCCGGTGACGTCATGGTGGTCGAGGAGGGCGACCGGATCTGCGCCGACGGCCGCCTGGTGGACGGGGCGCTGTCGGTGGACCTGTCGGCGCTCAACGGCGAGTCGGTCCCGGCGTCGCGGTCGGCGGACGCGGAGGTCGTGGCCGGGCCGCTGCTCGAGGCGCGCGAGATGGTGTTCAGCGGCACGGTGTGCACGGCGGGGGAGGGCCGGGCGGTGGTCATCCGGACCGGCATGCACACCGAGATCGGCCGGATCGCCGCGCTCTCGCAGCGGGGCCGCGGGGAGCCCAGCCCGCTGGAGCGCCAGGTGCGCCGGGCCACCTGGATCATCGCGGCCGTGGCCGTCGCCGCCGGGGCCGCCTTCCTGCCGATCGGCGTGGTCGCCGGGCTCGGCTGGGCCGCGGCCATCAGCTTCGCCATCGGCCTGATCGTGGCCAACGTGCCCGAGGGCCTGCTGCCGACGATCACCCTGGCGCTCGCCGCCGGCGTCCGGGAACTGGCCCGGGCCGGCGCGGTCGTGAAGCGGCTGTCCGCGGTGGAGACCCTCGGGTCCACGGCGGTCATCTGTACGGACAAGACGGGCACCCTGACCGAGAACCGCATGCGGGTGTCCCGGATCTGGCTGTACGGCTCCGAGCTGGACGCGGCGGCCGCACGCGGCGACGGGCGGGCGCGGGAGCTGGCCACCGCGGCGGCCCGGTGCACCACGGCGCGGGTGGCCGGCGACGGAGCGCCGCACGACACCGGCGACCCGATGGAGCTGGCCCTGCTGCGCTTCGCGGACCAGCTGGCGGTGCCCGTGCACGCCGCCGAACGCGACGCCGAGCGGACCTTCCTGTACGCCTTCGACAGCCGCCTCAAGCGCATGTCCACAGTGGACGGCGCCCGGGTGCACACCAAGGGCGCGGTGGAATCCGTCCTGCCGCTGTGCGACCGCGTCGTGGGTCCGGACGGGCGCAGCGTGGCGCTCTCCACCGAGGTGCGTGCGGGGCTGCAGGCCGCCGTCGACCGGTACGCCGCCGCGGGTCTGCGGGTGCTGTCGGTCGCGTACGGCTTCGTCGGCGCCGGTCACGTGCCGGAACGCGACCACGCCGAGGCGGGCCTCACCCTGCTCGGGCTGCTGGCCCTGGCCGACCCGCTGCGCGACGGCGTCGCCGAGGCGGTGGCCGGCGCGCACCGGGCCGGCATCCGCATCCACGTCATCAGCGGCGACTACGGGCCCACCGCCGCCGAGATCGCCCGTCAGGCGGGGATCGGCGGCGGGCGTGTCGTCACCGGCACGCAGCTGGAGGCGATGAGCGAGACCGAGCTCGACCGGCTGCTCGCCGGGGACGACGAGATCGTCTTCGCCCGGTCCACGCCGGAGGGCAAGCTGCGCATCTGCGAGGCGCTGCGCGCGGCCGGGAAGGTCGTGGCGATGACCGGCGACGGGGTGAACGACGCGCCCGCCCTGCGGCACGCCGACATCGGCGTCGCCATGGGCCGCTCCGGCACGGACGTCGCCCGGGAGGCCGCCACGATGGTGCTCACCGACGACAACTTCGCCACCATCGTCAGGGCGGTGCACGCCGGGCGGCGGGTGTACGACAACGTCCGCAAGTTCGTGCTGTACATCTTCGCGCACGCCGTACCCGAGGTCGTGCCCTTCCTGATCTTCGCGCTCTCCGGCGGGGCCGTCCCGCTGCCGTTGACCGTGCTGCAGATCCTCGCCATCGACCTCGGTACGGAGACCCTGCCCGCGCTGGCCCTGGGACGAGAGCCGGCGGAACCCGGGCTGATGCGCCGACCGCCGCGTTCACCGCGCAGCGGGGTCATCGACCGGCGCCTGCTGCTGCGCGCGTGGGCTCTGCTGGGCGTGACGTCGGCTCTGCTGGTCATGGCGGGATTCTTCTGGTCGCTGTGGCGGGCCGGCTGGCAGCCCGGCGCGGCGACGGGGCCGGGCTCCGCGCTGCACGGCGCGTACCGCGAGGCCACCACGATGACGTTCGCCGGCATCGTCGCCTGCCAGCTCGGCACCGCCTTCGCCGCCCGCGCGGACCGGGCGTCGCTGCGCTCGATCGGACTGTTCACCAACCGGCTGCTGCTCGGCGGGGTCGCGTTCGAGCTCGTCTTCGCCGCGGCCGTGATCTACCTGACGCCGCTGCAGGCGCTGTTCGGCACCGCGTCGCTGGGCCCGGCGCACCTGGCGTTCCTGGCCCCGTTCCCGCTGCTGGTGTGGGGAGCGGACGAGCTGTACCGGCACCGCGCGCGACGGCGGACGCCATGA
- a CDS encoding Crp/Fnr family transcriptional regulator produces MAPLTVFDRLALHPFVADLPTNWLQKLAALGRPTLRHPGYRLFHEGAPANTFWLLTSGAVALDFQVPGRGSIVIERIESGAPVGWSWLLPPYRWSLGAVVADECHAIEFDAPQVRRLMAEDADLGRELAMRFVGVLADRLTASRVRLVELYAYPSGPEQAERPVT; encoded by the coding sequence ATGGCGCCGCTGACCGTCTTCGATCGCCTCGCCCTGCACCCGTTCGTGGCCGACCTGCCCACGAACTGGCTGCAGAAGCTGGCCGCGCTCGGCCGTCCGACCCTGCGCCATCCCGGGTACCGCCTGTTCCACGAGGGGGCGCCGGCGAACACCTTCTGGCTGCTCACCTCCGGGGCGGTCGCGCTGGACTTCCAGGTGCCCGGCCGCGGCAGCATCGTCATCGAGCGCATCGAGTCCGGCGCGCCGGTGGGCTGGTCGTGGCTGCTGCCGCCGTACCGGTGGTCGCTCGGGGCGGTCGTGGCCGACGAGTGCCACGCCATCGAGTTCGACGCCCCGCAGGTACGCCGGCTCATGGCCGAGGACGCCGACCTGGGGCGCGAGCTGGCGATGCGGTTCGTCGGGGTGCTCGCCGACCGGCTCACCGCCTCGCGGGTGCGGCTGGTCGAGCTGTACGCGTACCCGTCGGGCCCGGAGCAGGCAGAACGGCCCGTGACCTGA
- a CDS encoding DUF2202 domain-containing protein has translation MPTAAPSEAWRDRAGFCAPHPALLPSGPVRPAQVELLIELAQRTKLCHDLLAAFADRYAAFPQSAPSQTRELVALRQLLERHGLADPSAGLGAGLFAVPGVQARYDRYLAEGRTGRAAALAVVRRTAAEVVRMLDDALPAGTAPDVRQVCLHILLAAHRQIRVAQAWSPH, from the coding sequence ATGCCGACCGCCGCCCCGAGCGAGGCCTGGCGCGACCGCGCCGGCTTCTGCGCCCCGCACCCGGCCCTCCTGCCGAGCGGCCCGGTGCGGCCCGCGCAGGTGGAGCTGCTGATCGAGCTGGCCCAGCGTACGAAGCTCTGCCACGACCTGCTCGCCGCCTTCGCCGACCGGTACGCCGCCTTCCCGCAGTCGGCGCCGTCGCAGACCCGTGAGCTGGTCGCGCTCCGGCAGCTGCTCGAGCGGCACGGGCTCGCCGATCCGTCGGCGGGCCTGGGCGCCGGGCTGTTCGCCGTTCCCGGCGTCCAGGCCCGCTACGACCGGTACCTGGCGGAGGGCCGCACCGGGCGCGCCGCGGCGCTGGCCGTGGTGCGCCGTACCGCCGCCGAGGTCGTCCGGATGCTCGACGACGCACTCCCGGCAGGTACGGCGCCCGACGTGCGGCAGGTGTGCCTGCACATCCTGCTCGCCGCACACCGGCAGATCCGGGTCGCCCAGGCCTGGAGCCCGCACTAG
- a CDS encoding universal stress protein, which translates to MESVTGAPVVVGVDTSPRSNDAVELAAAEAALRHRPLRIVHALLWPLARLGVPPASPYPALDAFRDEARGLLTDAERLAVKAAPGTRITTEIITDLPVPALLAESRHADLLVVGDRGSGGFRGLVVGSVAVQTATHASCPVLIARHRRDAAGPVVVGIDGSPASQRALEFAAREASLQGVDLVAVHAWGLPPTLGAGELVPLAYELAAARDDEERILAESLAGTAQRWPDVRVQRDLHRGAPARALLGWSRRARLIVVGSRGHGGFPGLLLGSVGQHLIHHAACPVAVVRAAP; encoded by the coding sequence ATGGAGAGCGTCACCGGCGCTCCCGTGGTCGTCGGGGTGGACACCTCCCCGCGCAGCAACGACGCCGTGGAGCTGGCGGCGGCCGAGGCGGCCCTGCGGCACCGGCCGTTGCGGATCGTGCACGCGCTCCTGTGGCCCCTGGCCCGCCTCGGTGTGCCGCCCGCGTCGCCGTACCCGGCCCTGGACGCCTTCCGCGACGAGGCCCGCGGTCTGCTCACCGACGCCGAACGGCTCGCCGTCAAGGCGGCGCCGGGCACGCGGATCACCACCGAGATCATCACCGACCTGCCGGTGCCGGCGCTGCTGGCCGAGAGCCGGCACGCCGACCTGCTGGTCGTGGGCGACCGCGGCTCCGGCGGCTTCCGCGGCCTGGTCGTAGGGTCGGTGGCGGTGCAGACCGCCACGCACGCCTCCTGCCCGGTGCTGATCGCCCGGCACCGCCGCGACGCGGCCGGCCCGGTCGTCGTCGGCATCGACGGTTCCCCGGCGTCGCAGCGCGCGCTGGAGTTCGCCGCGCGCGAGGCCTCGCTGCAGGGCGTCGACCTCGTCGCGGTGCATGCCTGGGGGCTGCCGCCCACGCTGGGGGCCGGCGAGCTCGTGCCGCTGGCGTACGAGCTGGCGGCGGCCCGGGACGACGAGGAGCGGATCCTCGCCGAGTCCCTGGCCGGCACGGCCCAGCGGTGGCCGGACGTCCGGGTCCAGCGCGACCTGCACCGGGGAGCCCCGGCGCGGGCGCTGCTGGGCTGGTCCCGGCGGGCCCGGCTGATCGTCGTCGGCAGCCGGGGCCACGGCGGCTTTCCGGGCCTGCTGCTGGGCTCGGTGGGCCAGCACCTCATCCACCACGCGGCCTGCCCGGTCGCCGTGGTCCGCGCGGCGCCGTGA
- a CDS encoding CBS domain-containing protein — protein MMKNWHVDDVMTTSVVTVPEDAPYRAVVDLLIRHRLSAVPVVDDFQRVTGVVSEADLLRKIEYAGDEKPRLFEGRRRRGDRVKADARTAADLMSAPPVTALTGTPIPAAARLMEREGVKRLPVTDDLGRLVGIVSRGDLLKVHLRPDDDIRRDVEEGVLRIYLAESVLTVKATVTDGIVTLKGHVDRWSTADIAKRLTRQIAGVVEVVDELEYDYDDSAVLGTGIAYGIA, from the coding sequence ATGATGAAGAACTGGCATGTGGACGACGTGATGACCACGTCGGTCGTCACAGTTCCCGAGGACGCGCCCTACCGGGCGGTGGTCGACCTGCTCATCCGGCACCGGCTCAGCGCCGTACCGGTGGTGGACGACTTCCAGCGGGTGACCGGCGTGGTGTCGGAGGCCGACCTGCTGCGCAAGATCGAGTACGCGGGCGACGAGAAGCCGCGGCTGTTCGAGGGCCGGCGCCGGCGTGGCGACCGGGTCAAGGCCGATGCCCGTACCGCGGCCGACCTGATGAGCGCCCCGCCGGTGACCGCGCTGACCGGTACGCCGATCCCCGCCGCCGCGCGGCTGATGGAGCGTGAGGGCGTCAAGCGGCTGCCCGTCACCGACGACCTCGGCCGGCTCGTCGGCATCGTGTCCCGCGGCGACCTGCTCAAGGTGCACCTGCGTCCGGACGACGACATCCGCCGCGACGTCGAGGAGGGCGTTCTGCGCATCTACCTCGCCGAGAGCGTGCTGACCGTGAAGGCGACGGTGACGGACGGGATCGTCACGTTGAAGGGCCACGTGGACCGCTGGTCCACCGCGGACATCGCGAAGCGGCTCACCCGCCAGATCGCCGGCGTGGTGGAAGTCGTCGACGAGCTCGAGTACGACTACGACGACAGCGCCGTGCTCGGCACGGGCATCGCGTACGGCATCGCCTGA